From Amycolatopsis sp. YIM 10, the proteins below share one genomic window:
- a CDS encoding pilin — MRLTPRQPVRHRPRRAASRRPATPATTARPGGAPPPAVPAPRTATRCAGGAATRVRPRHRVHCRRLVLLVGWLLAAGVVLTSSAARADTIQIVALAQTIDEVLSNIRNWIMGILAGVAVVFLTIGGLRYLMASGDPGEIEKAKGAFKAAGIGFGLAALAPLVVEILKGIVGGV; from the coding sequence ATGCGACTGACACCACGCCAACCCGTCCGCCATCGGCCACGCCGCGCCGCCTCCCGCCGCCCGGCAACCCCGGCCACCACCGCGCGCCCCGGCGGGGCGCCTCCACCGGCGGTGCCCGCCCCGCGCACGGCAACCCGCTGCGCCGGTGGTGCCGCCACGCGGGTCCGGCCCCGGCACCGTGTGCACTGCCGCCGGCTCGTGCTGCTGGTCGGGTGGCTGCTCGCCGCCGGTGTGGTGCTGACGTCCTCGGCCGCGCGCGCGGACACCATCCAGATCGTCGCGCTCGCCCAGACCATCGACGAGGTCCTGTCCAACATCCGCAACTGGATCATGGGCATCCTCGCCGGGGTCGCCGTCGTGTTCCTCACCATCGGCGGGCTGCGCTACCTCATGGCCTCCGGTGACCCCGGCGAGATCGAGAAAGCCAAGGGCGCGTTCAAGGCCGCCGGCATCGGCTTCGGGCTCGCCGCGCTCGCCCCGCTCGTGGTCGAGATCCTCAAGGGCATCGTGGGCGGGGTGTGA
- a CDS encoding sigma-70 family RNA polymerase sigma factor: protein MFDAAAVSFEWLVTGPRPVCVDGAEIAGLPARPVPLDELGGLLLAEDCTQAVRDAVWAYLITRARAERGTWTVACVGLALPVLLSVAAALTHRFRGDKHDIHAEVLTGFLQWLGEVDLGQPAILARLRWAAFRCGYLALREALDGPLLTEELDEIAAKTARFRSAPPQRLGGHPEVLLMAAARDGVITTEEAALIVDTRFGEVPIDAAAAPLGRGEWAIRKVRSRAEHRLIDDLTARQDTPAVTLFRARQARRLAVTGLRGVPGILEVPATRSRARSGTATRAPRPPAAPRSRAFRIGSGALAGTSREAGSCD from the coding sequence GTGTTCGATGCCGCCGCCGTCAGCTTCGAGTGGCTGGTGACCGGCCCGCGTCCGGTCTGTGTGGACGGTGCTGAGATCGCGGGCCTGCCCGCCCGGCCGGTGCCGCTGGACGAGCTGGGTGGGTTGCTGCTGGCCGAGGACTGCACGCAAGCCGTGCGGGACGCGGTGTGGGCCTATCTGATCACCCGGGCGCGGGCCGAGCGCGGCACCTGGACGGTGGCGTGTGTCGGGCTGGCGCTGCCGGTGCTGCTGTCGGTCGCGGCGGCGTTGACACACCGGTTCCGTGGCGACAAGCACGACATCCACGCCGAAGTCCTGACCGGGTTCCTGCAGTGGCTGGGCGAGGTCGATCTGGGCCAGCCGGCGATCCTGGCGCGGCTTCGGTGGGCAGCTTTCCGCTGTGGCTATCTCGCGTTGCGAGAAGCTCTCGACGGCCCGCTGCTGACCGAGGAGCTGGACGAGATTGCGGCGAAAACCGCGCGTTTCCGGTCGGCACCGCCGCAGCGGCTGGGCGGGCATCCCGAGGTCCTGCTGATGGCCGCCGCCCGTGACGGGGTTATCACCACCGAGGAAGCCGCGCTGATCGTGGACACCCGTTTCGGCGAGGTGCCGATCGACGCCGCCGCGGCGCCCCTCGGCCGCGGGGAGTGGGCGATCCGCAAGGTCCGCAGCCGCGCCGAACACCGCCTCATCGACGACCTGACCGCACGCCAGGACACCCCCGCGGTGACGTTGTTCCGCGCCCGCCAGGCACGGCGACTCGCCGTCACCGGGCTCCGTGGTGTCCCGGGCATCCTTGAGGTGCCCGCGACGCGCTCGCGTGCGCGCTCGGGCACCGCCACGCGCGCACCCCGCCCGCCTGCGGCCCCTCGTTCCCGCGCCTTCCGCATCGGTTCCGGCGCGCTCGCAGGGACCAGCCGGGAGGCCGGCTCATGCGACTGA